Part of the Natronobacterium gregoryi SP2 genome, ATCAGTCTGGAGAGTGGACCTACTTTGGATCGTGGACTGATCGGAAAAGAGACACATCTTCGTCGATTACATAACAACTCCCGCTGTACGAGGGATGGCGTCGAGTACCCCCCGCCACGAGGCCGGCCCGAATACGGCCGCAATCTCCTCACAGCGGCAGACAGAATTCGACGATTGGTGTAAAATCGAGCGCTACGTTCCAACCAAGTGAGCAGACAGTCAGTGACGGTTGACTTGCGCTGTTGAGACGGACTGCTGTCCCGATGTCCCGGCGCGACCCCAGGAGCGCGCGGTCGCGCCGGCACTGACTGACAGCAAACCGTCTCATAGGGATTATCGTAGGAGTTCATAGTTTTCCCGTGACGGACCACGACACAGCGTCGAAGGACGGGCTTCGAAACCTCCGGTTGGCTACGATAATCCCTATCAGTCGACGGTGAAGACGGTTCAAGTCGGCAAACAAGCGCCGGCAGACGACGACACTCTGTGTGTCGGTTCCGGACGAAAGTGGGTCGGGTGGTGGAACCGACCAACTGCCCCCAGTGTGGGTGATCGGGAAGATGTGGTGGTTGAATCGGTGTGTCGACAGTGGAGGCGGCAGGGTGTGTCACGTGTCGGACGGGACCAACCGTGGCAACGACTGAATCCCCCAATCCCTGCCAACTGGGCAATCGAACCTCTTCGTACTAAAACTGTTGGCCATACCGACAACTCTTACCGGTCATAGCAGACAGCTAGCGCCGCCGACAGCGAAACAGGGCTTTGGAATCCCCCGACCCCTTCGACGGTACCACCGTTATATCGCTCCGTATCGAACGGTCTCCCGATGGCCGACGACGATCCGTTCGCGATCAGATCGATCGCAGTATCGACAGCAGACGCCGTCGACGCCTACGTCTACACACAAGAAAACCCCGAGGAGGCCGTCCTGCGGGCGACGCCGCCTTTTCACGGCCGGATGCGTGCCCGCCTCCACGTTTACCAGGTCGACGACGCCCACCGTACCGACGCAGTCCACGTCCCGCCCGAGGCAGTCATCTCCGACGGCGTCCTCGCCACGTACCCCGACCTCGAGACGGTCGACGAAGTCGACTCCGAACGAGTCGGGAAACGCCACGCCGACGCCGTCGAAAACTGGCAGGAACGAGCGAAAACGGCACTCGTCGACTCGACGACACTCGAGATCGACGGGAAGACTCACGAAGTCGAGATCAAACGACTCGAGTGACTCCGTCACGAGCCGACGCCACACCGCTCCTTTCAGCCACTTTCACTTTCACCGCGGGCGGATCGGTTTGACGTGGCTTCCGTCCGATCGACGCGTATGGAACTGATCGTAGACGCCGAGGAAGACGACACGGCCGCCGAACTATCCACAGATTGCGACGGTTTCGAAAGCGCCGGCCGACGACGGATCGACGTTACGGAACTCCGAGCCGACTGCATCGAGGAGTTCGTCGCGGCAAGCAACTCCACCGAGCGCGTCTCACTCGAGCACCGCGGCACACGAACGTTCCTCGTCCTCGAGGAGTGATCACGACCGCTCTTCGACGAACGTGACCAGACGCCCCGAAGGTCGACTCGAGTTTCGACCGTCACCGCGAACGTCTCGCCGTCGGACCGTGACCTGACCGCGCCGCGGACCCCGGTCTCGCCGTCCGCGACCGCCACGAGAACGGGGGGAGACGACTCGAGTGTCCGTTCGACCGCGGCGATCCCGAAGCCCACCCGGTCGTCGCCCTCGCGTATCTCGGACGCGACGACCCCAGACCGCGTAGCCGTTCGCACGAAGTCGGGCGACGGGTCGTTCGATAGCGGTCGTCTTGCCGCCCCGGGGTGGACCGGCGACTACTCACCCCGTGAACCGCCTCGGAGTCACGTGGTTCGAGACGCGAAGCGTCTCGTCATCGAGCGAGACCACCGGTCTCGCAGACGTCGCGGAGCTTTGCTCCGCTCATACGGTTTGCTGTAAGTCATTTCCGGCGCGATCGCAGGAGGGCTCGCGGTCGCGCCGGTAAATCGTTACAGCATTCTGTATCAGTCACGGAAGACGGTGTCTTCCGTCCGACCCCGAGGCACTCGGCCTGCTCACCCCGTAGACTTTCGACCGGCACGTAGGAGAGAGCGTCATGGCTCGTCCGCCCTCAGCCGACCGCTCGAACGCGACCCGACGCCAGTTTCTCGTCGGAACCGGAAACGCAGGCGTTCTTGGCGTCGCTGTACCGGCCGATTCGACAGCCGCCGGGGAGTCGACGACTCGAGAACCAGCACCGTCGACGGACGATACCAACGACGTCGACGACCTCCCGCTGATCGACGCCCACACCCACCTGATCCCGACGGAGACTCTCGACAGAGACCCGTTCTCCGTCGACGAACTCGTCTCGTGGATGGACGACAACGGGGTCGACCGCGCCGTCGTCCTCGCGCTGGACTCGCCCGAGAGCTACCCCGTCCAGGCGCCGAGTTGGTGGGTACTCGAGGAGGTCGCGGCCTACCCCGATCGCTTGCTCCCGTTCTGTACGGTCGATCCCCGGACGCTCGTCTACGAGGACGACTTCGGAGCCGTCACGGCCCTGCTCGAGGCGCACGTCGACCGCGGAGCGCGTGGCTTCGGTGAACTGAAAGCCGGTCTGCCGATCGACGACGAGCGACTCGAGACGATCTACGAACTGTGTGCCGACTACGGACTGCCGATCCTCTTTCACACCGACGAGAAGGCCATGATGGACGAGGTCGGACTCCCGCGACTCGAAGATGTCGTGGCCTCGTACCCAACGGTAGACCTTCTCGCACACGCCCATGCGTGGTGGGCACACATCTCCGCGGACGTCGACGCCGACGACCGGGGTGCGTATCCCTCGGGACCGATCGACTCCGGTGGCCGTGTCCCGGAACTACTCTCGGAGTACGACAACCTCTACGGCGACATCTCGGCCCGGTCGGGCTGGAACGCTCTCACTCGCGACGAGGAGTTCGCACAGTCGTTTCTCGAGGACCACCACGAACAGCTAGTCTTCGGGACCGACTCCCTCTCGCCCGACCAGGAGATTCCCCAGTTCGACCTCTTCGACCGGTTCGACCTCGACCTCGAGGCCTGGGCCGATATTCGATACCGGAATCTCGAGGGCGTATTGCGCTGATCGAGGGGGACGAGTTCGGCCCTCAAGTCGCTCACCGGAGCCGTCGGTACGCTCGAATCAGGAGCGAGACGGCCGTTCCGAAGCCCGGGATTCGGGACGAAAGCGCTGCTGCACCCAGCAGGAGTGCGCCGCTTTTCCGTCGTCCCTTCGCGAACTCCATGGCGGCGTCGATCAGCGTCGTCACGGTGCTTGCGTTTTTCAGTAGCTCCGATCGGCCGCGTGCAGGGCTCGTGGACATATCGAAGGCAACGACGACCGAGGTAAAACGAGCGGCGCTTGCATTTGCTGGCCAGATTGGTGATTGGACTCGAGAATTCGATGGTGTGGGTCAGTTGGCTTTCCTGGTCAGTGATACGCTTCGACAGTCGTACCGAGTGGAGTCTCCCGCTCGCGGATCTGTTTAGCATCGAAAGTGTATTTTCCATCGAGTGTGCCATAGTGCCGTGTGGCCAACAGAAGAACGTGGATTCCTGCCTCGGTCTACGTCACTGCCCTCTTTCTGCTGAGTATCGTGTTACTCGTAGCGCTTCCGCCCATGGGGATCGTCTGCGTAGTGATATTCGGGATCTACGTTGGACGACGGTTAGACCGAGTCGACCAGCTCGAGCAGCGGGTCGAATCGCTGGAAGAGCGACTCGAGGACCAGCAGTCGTAGCCGAGCAGTTCGAAATCGCCGGTCTTCCCCACTTGCTTTCGGGAGGGCTTCGCTTTGTCGTCCTCGCTGGCACTCTCGCCGTTCTCACGGTTCACTTCGTTCACCGCTCGCTTTTCGGGAGAACGTCGTTGCACTCCGTTCCCCTCCTCGCGGATCACGGCCGCTCCCCGCTCGGGTTCTCGAGGGAGCTTTCGCTACGCTCATACTGTCAGACAGAAGTCAATACGAAGTCGGTCGCGGATTCGCGGCCGTCTCCACCGGCGACGGCTCCAGCAGAGCGACCGATCGTCACGTCGTTCTGTCCGGCAGTCTCAGTCACCTTCGCCTCTCTCTATCGGCGCTCGAATCAAATTCCCCCACTCGGTCCAGGAGCCGTCGTAGTTGTGCACGTCCTCGAACTCGAGCAGTTCGTGCAACGCGAACCACGCAATCGCCGATCGTTCCCCCACGCGGCAGTAGGTGACGACCGACTTGTCGCCGTCGATCCCCGCGTCGGCGTAGGTCTCCTCGAGTTCGTCGGGACGCTTGAACCGACCATCGTCGCGCAGGTTGGTTGTGACGGGGACGTTCGACGCGCCGGGGATGTGCCCGCCGCGCTGGGCAGTCTCTTGCAGTCCTTCGGGGGCGATGATCTCGCCGGAGAACTCCTCCGGCGAGCGGACGTCGACCATCGGGATGCCGGCTTCGCGGGCCTTGTCCACGTCGTCCTTGTAGGCGCGGATACTCTCGAAGGGGCCGTTCGCGTCGTACACCTGCTCGGGGAACGCCGGTACCTCGTCGGTCAGCGGGTACTCCTCGTCGACCCAGTAGTCTTTCCCGCCATCGAGGACGCGGACATCGTCGTGGCCGTAGTATTTGAACTCCCAGTAAGCAAACAGGGCAAACCAGTTCGGAATCCAGCCGTCGCCGTAGAAGACGACCGTCGAGTCTTCGCTGATGCCGTGTTCACCGACCACGTCCTCGAACTCGTCTTTTTTCAGGATGTCGCGCTGGTTCTGGTCCGAGAGGTCCTCGTCCCACTGAAGCCCGATCGCACCCGGGACGTGTCCCTCGTCGTATCTCGAGGGGAAGTCGCCTTCCTCGGGGGATTCGGGACTGTTGACCTCGACGAGACGGTAGTCCGGGTCGTCGGACTGGAACGCCGCCAGGTGGTCTTCTACCCAATCGGCCGAAACCAGGACGTCGGTATCGTACTCCGTCATGCGTTCGACCGCCCCACGACCGGAGACAAATAACTAACAGCAGAAGCCAGCGTTGTCGGTACCTACGACGACCGACCGGCACTGCTAACACCTTCGAGCGACCAGCGACGAGCAACCCAATGCGACTCACACGACTGCTGACACCCGACGGACCGATATCGGGACGGTACGAGGACGGCGTCGTCTACGCCGACGACGGCACGTACGAGGTCGGCGTCGACGGCCGACTGCTGCCACCCTGCGAGCCGTCGACGCTGTACTGCGTCGGCCGCAACTTCGCCGAGACGCTCGAGCAGATGGAGTACGAACGACCCGAGGAACCGGACTTCTTCATCAAGCCGCCCACGGCGTTGCTGGGCCACGAGCAGCCGATTCCCTATCCCGAGTTCACCGACGAACTGACCTACGCCGGCGAACTCGCCGCAGTGATCGACGAACGCTGTCGTAACGTTGCTCCGGCGGAGGTTCCAGCGGTCGTCCGCGGCTACACCATCATGAACGACGTCGACGCACTCGACCAGCAGGGCCGGACCGCACGCAAGGCCTTCGACGGCTCCGGCCCGCTCGGGCCGTGGCTCGAGACCGACCTCGACCCCCACGGGATCGACATGCACACCGACGTCGCAGGCGAGCGCCGCCAGGAAGCCAACACCGAACTGATGCTGTTCGATCCCGACGAGATCGTTGCCTTCCTCTCGAGGCGGTTTACTCTCCGGCCGGGCGACGTCGTCGCGTTCGGCAGTCCCGCCAACCCGGGTCTCGTCGAACCCGGCGACAGCGTCGAGATTACATACGAGGGAGTCGGGACACTCCGGAACACGGTGGTCGGCTCAAGCGACTGAGACGGCTTACTGTAAACCATTTCCGGCGCAACTGATTCGGGCCACGGTTGCACTCTCGATGGCTTACAGCGGCCCGTACGAGACGATCTCCGGCTACTCACAGCGGCGTGGGCGGTTCGGTGTTTATTTCGAACTGTGCACCCCCGTCGGTGCTTTCGGTCGCCTCGACGGTCCAGCCGTGAGCATCGGCGATGCTCCTGACGATGGCGAGGCCGAAGCCGGTCCCCTCGCCCGTCGTCGAGTACCCTCGATCGAATATTTCCTGGCGCTGCGTCGGTGGGATACCCGGGCCGTCGTCTGCCAGATAGAACCCGTCGTCGTCCTCGAGGGGGCCGATTCGAATCGTCACGTCCTCGCCGCCGTGGGTGACGGCGTTCGAGAGGAGGTTCTCGATCAACTGGCGCAGACGCGACTCGTCGGCCTCAACGCGATGGTCACCGAGATCGACCTCCAGTGTTTCCCAGTTACTCGGTACTGTTTCACAGAGTGACTCGACCAGTGGCTCGAGCGCGACGGATTCTGTCTCGTCGACCTGTTGGCCCCTGCGTGCGAGCGTCAGCAGGTCGGTGATGAGCGCGTTCATTCGCTCGTGGGCGGCCTCGATCCGATCGAAGTCCGCCGACGAACAACTCTCGCGCCCGAGCTCGAGGGCGGCCTGTGCGACCGTCAACGGATTCCGGAGGTCGTGACTGACGATGGAGGTGAACTCCTCGAGGCGCGCGTTGGTCCGCTGGAGTTCCCGTTCTCGCTCTTTCCGTTCGGTGATGTCCTGGAACGCGCCGCGGGCACCGGTCAGGTTGCCATCGTCGTCGTACCACGGCGTTCCCACCGTCCGAACCCAGCGCGTCTCGTCTGTGTGCGTGACGATCCGCAACTCCAGATCGTAGTCGTCGCCCGTGGTCCACAGCCGCTCGAAGGCAGCCGTGATCCGCGCTCTGTCTCGAGGGTGATAGAAGTCGATTCCGTCCTCGATGGTCGGCTCGTACTCCGGGGGCAGTTCGTGAATGCGATAGACCTCGTCGGTCCATCGCATCGTCTCCGTCCGGAAATCGACTTCCCAGCCGCCGATGTCCGCAACCGACTGGATGTGTCGGAGAAACTCCCGTTTCTGCTCGAGTTCCCGCGTTCGTCGCTTGAGAGCCGTGATGTCTCTCCCTTCCGCAACGATCAGAACGACGTCCCCACGCTCGTCGGTGATCGGTCGAAGCGAGAAGTCGACGACGACCGTTTCGTCGGCCCCCTGTACCGTTTCGTCGTAGCGGACGAACTCACCGGTGGCTGCCACCTCGATCGCGTCTTGCAGACGCTCCTGGGTTTCGGCGTCGATCTGCCACCACTCGGACTCCCAGACTGGACGCCCGATCACGTCCTCACGGCCGAACCCACCGAACTCCAGCGCGGTGTCGTTTGCCTTCAGCAGCGTCCCGTCTGGATCTAACAGTCCGGTAAACTGGTAGGTCTGGTTGAAAATCGCGTCGTACTGGCGTTCGCGCTCTTTTTGCTCGGTGACGTTGCGCGTCGCACCGACGAGTTTCACGATCGCCCCGTCGACGACGACGGGACTGATTCGCGTCTCCCAGTAGGATCGTTCGTCGGGAACCGAAAGCACCTCCTCGTACTCGAGTGGCTCGTTCCTGGCGACGCACTGGCGGTAGTTCTCGAGAATGCGTTCACCCTCTTCGGGAGTGAAAACCGCCTGCAGTCGACGGCCACGGAGTTCGTCGTTCGTCAGCCCCGTGTGGGTTTCGTACACCGGATTGACTCGCTCGAGTCGAAACTCGTCTTCTGCTTCGTCGACGTCGACGAGAAAGAGCGCGTCCTGGGTGTTCTCGAATACGGTTTCTGCGAGTTCGACGTCGGACTGCTGACCCGGACGCTCGTCGCCGTCACGGACGATAATCGAGAGGCCGTCCTCGCCGGGATAGAGATGAACGCTGATCCGGGACTCGACCGGTTCACGGAGCAGCGTTTCGATCGAGCGTGACTCCTGGGTTGCCACGGCGTCACGGCAGTGTGACTCGAGTGCCGATCCGCGAAACACAGGAAAGACGTCCCAGAGCAGGTTGCCTTCGGCCTTCGTTGCTGGCGTTTCGCTCCAGGCTGCCATCTGCTCGTTCCAGTACGTGATCTGCCACTCGGCGTCTACCGCGCAGTGTGGGTCCGAGATGCGTTCGATCAATCGTTCGTAGTTCGGTCGTGTATCGGTCATCGGTTGGCTGCTGCAAACGTCGGCCGTGTGAACTGCACAGCGACTCTGGTTCCGTGAGTTATCCGGGCTGATTCGGTTAGGTTCCGTGCAACCACGGCGATCGAATGCTCGTCTCGTTCGGTTCGTGAAACGGCTCGAACGGTGGCCTCCCTCGACAGGACGAGTAGAGACGTCCGTTCACCGTAGGCCAGTTGCGTTTCCTGCGGGACGCTCGTTCGACGTTCGCACTGATTGGGTCGGCGTCGTTCGACGAGACGTTTCTGGCGACGTGGTGTGGGACGCGTTCAGCTATCGGTCGACGGCCGTGCGAATCCGATCGACCAGTTCGTCGAACTGGCCCGTCTCCGGTCCCTTCTGGACGTAGTCGGTCACGCCGGTCGCGATGGCTCGGCTAGCGATCGTCTCGCTCCCTCTGGCGGTGAAGACGATAAACGGAATGGACGCGTCTTCCTCGCGGACGACTTTCAGGAAGTCGAGGCCGCTGATACCTGGCATCTGGTAGTCGCTGACGATACAGTCGAACGACTCTCCCTCGAGTGTGGTTACTGCCTCGGCGGTGCTCGTTGCAGTGGTGACTGTCACGTCGTCGTTTTCGCGCTCGACGTAGGTCCCGACGGTTTCGGCGAGTCCAGGCTCGTCGTCGACGAGCAACACTCGAACGTCTGGATGTCGGTCGGTCTCTTTACGGCCTTCGAGCGCGCGGTCGAACCGGATCTGGTGGCGAACTGCGAGGTCGAGCCACTCGCCGATGTCGTCGTGAATACCATCCGATTCGACGATCTCCGCTTCTGGATCGTACGTAACGAGACAGTTGTCGACCAGTTTGGGAACGTGGACGTGCAGCAACGCCGTCCGTACGTGTTCGGGATCGAGTCCGTCGGAGCCGTCGAGTTCTGCGATGACGTCGACGAGTTCCGCGAGCGTTGCAGCCCTTTGCTGGCGAAGATGAAACAGTACAGTCCGTCGCTGCGGGTTGGAGAGTACGTCGAACAACGCGCTACTCGAGCGACCACCGTGACCGTCGGGATCGGTTACTCCGTTCACCATGTACGGTGGATACGAGCATACAAACATAAGTATTATTAAATTATTAAAGATATTATGTTTTTGGTGACGGTCTGGGAGATCGGCGGTTTCCTGTGGACCCGAGTCCTGGGCATACGTTTCGGTCGGCTACGGCACACGACCGTCCCCCGCCATCGCAGGAAGAAAAACACTTCCGCCCGCGCCCCCTCCCGGCTGACGTGAGTACCGAGGCTCCCCCGCGCGTCGAGGTTTATCCCGGTCGGGAAGTCGTCGTCGAGTTCGATCCCGACCTCACCTTCGAGTGCGTCGACGACTGCACCTGGTGTTGTCACCACGGCGTTCTCCTCTACGATCGGGACCTCCTCGAGCTCGCCCAGCGGGCCAACCTCGCCGAGAACACGACCGACTTCCGCGGCGAGAAGTTCGTCACCCGCGAGGAGAAAGACCGCGAGGACCACGTCGGCGACGACGGCTGTGCCTGTGCCTTCCTGCGGGAAGACGGCCTCTGTTCGCTGCACCTGGCGGACGACTGGAAACCGACGCGGTGTTCGGTCTTCCCGCTTGCCGTCTGGCGCGAGGACGGCAACCTCCACGTCGACATTCGCGACTCGGCCCACGACCACTGTGACGGGCTGAACGTCAGCGACCGCACAGTGATCGACAACCTCGAGGCGTTCCTACCGGAGCTGCTGTGGGAACTCGAGAACCCGGATTCGGATCGAGAACTGTGACCGCTGGTCCGTGTTACCAGCTCTCTCCAACCATTTAAA contains:
- a CDS encoding amidohydrolase family protein — encoded protein: MARPPSADRSNATRRQFLVGTGNAGVLGVAVPADSTAAGESTTREPAPSTDDTNDVDDLPLIDAHTHLIPTETLDRDPFSVDELVSWMDDNGVDRAVVLALDSPESYPVQAPSWWVLEEVAAYPDRLLPFCTVDPRTLVYEDDFGAVTALLEAHVDRGARGFGELKAGLPIDDERLETIYELCADYGLPILFHTDEKAMMDEVGLPRLEDVVASYPTVDLLAHAHAWWAHISADVDADDRGAYPSGPIDSGGRVPELLSEYDNLYGDISARSGWNALTRDEEFAQSFLEDHHEQLVFGTDSLSPDQEIPQFDLFDRFDLDLEAWADIRYRNLEGVLR
- a CDS encoding sulfurtransferase yields the protein MTEYDTDVLVSADWVEDHLAAFQSDDPDYRLVEVNSPESPEEGDFPSRYDEGHVPGAIGLQWDEDLSDQNQRDILKKDEFEDVVGEHGISEDSTVVFYGDGWIPNWFALFAYWEFKYYGHDDVRVLDGGKDYWVDEEYPLTDEVPAFPEQVYDANGPFESIRAYKDDVDKAREAGIPMVDVRSPEEFSGEIIAPEGLQETAQRGGHIPGASNVPVTTNLRDDGRFKRPDELEETYADAGIDGDKSVVTYCRVGERSAIAWFALHELLEFEDVHNYDGSWTEWGNLIRAPIERGEGD
- a CDS encoding fumarylacetoacetate hydrolase family protein, yielding MRLTRLLTPDGPISGRYEDGVVYADDGTYEVGVDGRLLPPCEPSTLYCVGRNFAETLEQMEYERPEEPDFFIKPPTALLGHEQPIPYPEFTDELTYAGELAAVIDERCRNVAPAEVPAVVRGYTIMNDVDALDQQGRTARKAFDGSGPLGPWLETDLDPHGIDMHTDVAGERRQEANTELMLFDPDEIVAFLSRRFTLRPGDVVAFGSPANPGLVEPGDSVEITYEGVGTLRNTVVGSSD
- a CDS encoding PAS domain-containing sensor histidine kinase translates to MTDTRPNYERLIERISDPHCAVDAEWQITYWNEQMAAWSETPATKAEGNLLWDVFPVFRGSALESHCRDAVATQESRSIETLLREPVESRISVHLYPGEDGLSIIVRDGDERPGQQSDVELAETVFENTQDALFLVDVDEAEDEFRLERVNPVYETHTGLTNDELRGRRLQAVFTPEEGERILENYRQCVARNEPLEYEEVLSVPDERSYWETRISPVVVDGAIVKLVGATRNVTEQKERERQYDAIFNQTYQFTGLLDPDGTLLKANDTALEFGGFGREDVIGRPVWESEWWQIDAETQERLQDAIEVAATGEFVRYDETVQGADETVVVDFSLRPITDERGDVVLIVAEGRDITALKRRTRELEQKREFLRHIQSVADIGGWEVDFRTETMRWTDEVYRIHELPPEYEPTIEDGIDFYHPRDRARITAAFERLWTTGDDYDLELRIVTHTDETRWVRTVGTPWYDDDGNLTGARGAFQDITERKERERELQRTNARLEEFTSIVSHDLRNPLTVAQAALELGRESCSSADFDRIEAAHERMNALITDLLTLARRGQQVDETESVALEPLVESLCETVPSNWETLEVDLGDHRVEADESRLRQLIENLLSNAVTHGGEDVTIRIGPLEDDDGFYLADDGPGIPPTQRQEIFDRGYSTTGEGTGFGLAIVRSIADAHGWTVEATESTDGGAQFEINTEPPTPL
- a CDS encoding response regulator — its product is MVNGVTDPDGHGGRSSSALFDVLSNPQRRTVLFHLRQQRAATLAELVDVIAELDGSDGLDPEHVRTALLHVHVPKLVDNCLVTYDPEAEIVESDGIHDDIGEWLDLAVRHQIRFDRALEGRKETDRHPDVRVLLVDDEPGLAETVGTYVERENDDVTVTTATSTAEAVTTLEGESFDCIVSDYQMPGISGLDFLKVVREEDASIPFIVFTARGSETIASRAIATGVTDYVQKGPETGQFDELVDRIRTAVDR
- a CDS encoding YkgJ family cysteine cluster protein, with translation MSTEAPPRVEVYPGREVVVEFDPDLTFECVDDCTWCCHHGVLLYDRDLLELAQRANLAENTTDFRGEKFVTREEKDREDHVGDDGCACAFLREDGLCSLHLADDWKPTRCSVFPLAVWREDGNLHVDIRDSAHDHCDGLNVSDRTVIDNLEAFLPELLWELENPDSDREL